A single genomic interval of Lysobacter avium harbors:
- a CDS encoding C40 family peptidase produces MIAPSCFSDDRVTTLLSSRPARTTAPSARRRPAGFSLFLAALLALPALPALATQSTEAPMPSMADMPVMMPDAMSMPDRALSLASDISGMLASGKAAAVAEDYTPPDHSARNILQRALTLLGTPYRWGGNTPDKGFDCSGLVSYVFRNAMGIDLPRVSREQANSGELVASKKELAEGDLVFFGRKGRIDHVGIYVGEGRFVHAPSTGKDVMVSSLEKGYWSGKYMQARRLAGS; encoded by the coding sequence ATGATCGCCCCGTCCTGTTTCAGTGATGACCGCGTGACGACACTCTTATCAAGCCGCCCAGCGCGCACCACCGCTCCCTCCGCCCGACGTCGGCCGGCAGGATTCTCCCTCTTCCTTGCAGCTCTGCTGGCGCTTCCCGCGCTGCCGGCGCTGGCGACACAGTCCACCGAGGCGCCGATGCCTTCGATGGCCGACATGCCGGTGATGATGCCGGATGCCATGAGCATGCCGGACCGGGCCCTGAGCCTGGCCAGCGACATCAGCGGCATGTTGGCTTCAGGCAAGGCCGCCGCCGTCGCCGAGGACTACACCCCACCCGACCACAGCGCACGCAACATTCTGCAGCGCGCGCTGACCCTGCTGGGCACCCCGTACCGCTGGGGTGGCAACACGCCCGACAAGGGCTTTGATTGCAGCGGCCTGGTCAGCTACGTGTTCCGCAATGCGATGGGCATCGACCTGCCGCGGGTGTCGCGCGAGCAGGCCAACTCCGGCGAACTGGTTGCCAGCAAGAAGGAGCTCGCCGAGGGCGACCTGGTGTTCTTCGGCCGCAAGGGCCGGATCGACCACGTCGGCATCTACGTCGGCGAAGGCCGCTTCGTGCATGCACCGAGCACCGGCAAGGACGTCATGGTCTCCAGCCTGGAAAAGGGTTACTGGAGCGGCAAGTACATGCAGGCGCGGCGACTGGCCGGCAGCTGA
- a CDS encoding C40 family peptidase translates to MTKAAHYPGIPAHTPAAILQATGRWLLLLALAAVLAGCGGGGKSVRSKAATPAPSRDWGRNAPVDPEASNSVLMRAISLVGTPYRYGGNTPQSGFDCSGLVNYVYDDMLRKKLPRSSSALAAYQGQKIQPRQLTAGDLVFFGSRGQVSHVGIYVGDGRFVHAPSSGGTVRLDHLDGAYWRDHYTGAKRVIE, encoded by the coding sequence GTGACGAAAGCCGCGCATTATCCCGGCATCCCCGCCCACACGCCAGCAGCGATCCTGCAGGCAACCGGGCGCTGGCTGCTGCTCCTTGCCCTCGCCGCGGTGCTGGCGGGTTGCGGCGGTGGCGGCAAATCGGTTCGATCCAAGGCGGCCACACCGGCACCCAGCCGTGACTGGGGGCGCAATGCGCCGGTCGATCCGGAGGCGTCCAATTCGGTGCTGATGCGGGCGATCAGCCTGGTCGGCACGCCCTACCGCTACGGTGGCAACACGCCACAGTCGGGCTTTGACTGCAGCGGCCTGGTCAACTACGTCTACGACGACATGCTGCGCAAAAAGCTGCCGCGCTCGTCAAGCGCGCTGGCCGCCTACCAGGGGCAGAAGATCCAGCCGCGCCAGCTCACGGCAGGCGACCTGGTGTTTTTCGGCAGCCGCGGCCAGGTCAGCCACGTGGGCATCTATGTGGGCGATGGGCGCTTCGTGCACGCCCCCAGCAGCGGCGGCACCGTCCGCCTGGACCATCTGGATGGTGCGTACTGGCGCGACCACTACACCGGCGCCAAGCGGGTGATTGAGTGA
- the bla gene encoding subclass B3 metallo-beta-lactamase: MHLLRPLVLACAALTFGSAFAAAPVLPQATGYQTREAWRQPVTPFRVADHTWYIGTEGLSALLAVTPEGAVVIDGGVSQAADMLLENIAATGTPIESVKLILHSHAHADHAGPLAALKRATGATLVSNAESAVLLARGGSDDIHYGDRILFPPVQADRLLQDRASVELGGTSFTVHFTPAHTPGSMSWTWTDTRDSKPLQIAYADSLSAPGYQLLDNPRFPRIVEAYRQGFATVAALPCDLLIAPHPEGVGWAPADADNPHPRPTSCREYAVQAEQAFEQELAKQQAAR; this comes from the coding sequence ATGCACCTGCTCCGCCCGCTTGTGCTCGCCTGCGCCGCGCTGACCTTCGGCTCTGCATTTGCCGCCGCGCCGGTCCTGCCCCAGGCGACCGGCTACCAGACCCGCGAAGCATGGCGGCAGCCGGTCACCCCGTTTCGTGTCGCCGACCACACCTGGTACATCGGCACCGAGGGTCTGAGCGCGCTGCTGGCCGTGACGCCCGAGGGTGCGGTGGTGATCGATGGCGGCGTCTCACAGGCGGCGGACATGCTGCTGGAAAACATCGCGGCCACCGGCACCCCGATCGAGTCGGTCAAACTGATCCTGCACAGCCACGCCCACGCCGACCACGCCGGCCCACTGGCGGCGCTCAAGCGTGCCACCGGCGCGACGCTGGTCAGCAATGCGGAGTCCGCGGTGCTGCTGGCGCGCGGCGGCAGCGACGACATCCACTACGGCGACAGGATCCTTTTCCCGCCAGTGCAGGCCGACCGGCTGCTGCAGGACCGCGCAAGCGTCGAACTGGGCGGCACCTCGTTCACCGTCCACTTCACGCCCGCGCATACCCCCGGCTCGATGAGCTGGACCTGGACCGACACGCGCGACTCCAAACCGCTGCAGATCGCCTACGCCGACAGCCTCAGCGCACCGGGCTACCAGTTGCTCGACAACCCGCGTTTCCCGCGCATCGTGGAGGCGTACCGGCAGGGCTTCGCCACCGTGGCCGCTCTCCCGTGCGACCTGCTGATCGCGCCACATCCGGAAGGCGTGGGCTGGGCACCCGCCGACGCGGACAATCCGCATCCGCGACCGACGAGCTGCCGCGAGTACGCCGTCCAGGCGGAGCAGGCGTTCGAGCAGGAACTGGCGAAGCAACAGGCCGCGCGCTGA
- a CDS encoding acyl-CoA thioesterase — protein MIGSQRELTLRFLAEPADVNYGGKVHGGVVMKWIDQAGYAAAVGWSGTYSVTVAVGGIRFMAPIRISDLVTVRTKLVHTGTSSMHFSVEVAARDPMGGEPRLCTHCVIVFVALDGVEGKPTAVPAWEPVSEDDRELAEYAQQVMALSKGIEQTVERYRQAHDAHDADA, from the coding sequence GTGATCGGCAGCCAGCGCGAGCTGACCCTGCGTTTCCTCGCCGAACCGGCTGATGTGAACTACGGCGGCAAGGTGCACGGCGGCGTGGTGATGAAGTGGATCGACCAGGCCGGATACGCCGCCGCGGTCGGCTGGAGTGGCACCTACAGCGTGACCGTCGCCGTGGGCGGCATCCGCTTCATGGCGCCGATCCGGATCAGTGACCTGGTAACGGTGCGCACCAAGCTGGTCCACACCGGCACCAGCAGCATGCATTTCTCGGTGGAGGTCGCCGCCCGCGACCCGATGGGCGGCGAACCGCGCCTGTGCACTCACTGCGTGATCGTGTTCGTCGCCCTGGATGGCGTGGAGGGAAAGCCGACCGCGGTGCCTGCCTGGGAGCCGGTGAGCGAGGACGATCGCGAGCTGGCCGAGTACGCGCAGCAGGTCATGGCGCTGAGCAAGGGAATCGAGCAGACCGTGGAGCGCTATCGGCAGGCGCACGACGCCCACGACGCCGACGCCTGA